Genomic DNA from Paenibacillus sp. KS-LC4:
TCATTCTGCCATTTTGGATATTTATCGGGTTCTCAATCAAAAAGCCTTCATCCAGCACCTCGGCAATACGCGCCTTGTACTCAATCGCAGCTTCTGCTTCATCAGAAGAAGCAATTTGGAAAAATAGCGTTTGGTTAATTTTTGGCAACAAGTTAGCTCCCCCCTATAATGCTGTCATTATAACACGACATATAGAGAGGAGCCATAAGGTTATTTACCGGAACTTGCCACTTTATCAAGCGAAGACAAAACTTCAATGGATTCTTCCATGCCGCTATCGGCATTGATGTAAATACGGTAATCACTATCGTTGATCCGGCCCGTATATTCATAGCATAACACTTCATTGCCATCATCGTTTTTGATCAGCGCCATCTGCTCTTTCGACACTTTCATTTGTGGATTCAGCGCCTTGCGCGCGTCTGCTTTGGAGATGCCTGCCTTAGGCAGCGTCCGCTTATGATGCTCGAAAACATATTCATTCGCCTGCAAAGCCGCTATATCTCCATTATCAAGGGCAACCTTAATCGTCAGCTTGTCCGGGTAAATCAGCACATCGCCTTGATTGCCGACGAAGCTGAACGTTCCCGCATTATCATAGACGTCATAGCTGACCGCCTGCATGTCATTAAAGCCATGCTCTTTCAAAAATTTTTCGGCCGCAGCCCGGGCTTGCTCGGCACTTAGCTGCTTCTCTCCAATTTCGCGAGGATCCATATAAGCGATCAATTGACCACCCTTTTGTGAAAAATCCATATGAATCGCATTACCGGACTTATGCTCGGACAATACTGCGGAATACGAAGCATATTCCGTGCCTTTGCCATTCTCCTCTATGCGTACGCTTTTGCCCTCGCCTTTTTTGCCGGCAAACTTGATAGCGCGCTGCTTAATTTCATCCGGCGTTACCTGTTTGCCACTCAGCATACTAATTGTGCGCTTCTCGTACATGCTCGACACCGAAGGACCCCAGTTGATTTCCGGATACTCGCTTACCTTTTTATCGACTCCCTTGAAGCCGTCCACAATCGTCTGGTCGCCTTTGGCCTGCTGCGCAGCCAATGACAGCTCGACATCCATCCAGCGCAAATGATTCGAGAGCACTTTTTCCTGCATGCTCTGCAAATCTTGTGAAATATCCTTTGAGCTGGCATACAGCGTTTTGAGAGTTTTGAATTCATCCTCAGAAAGCGGCTGCTTAGTCAAATCGCGAACGGAAGTTTTATAAGCAAAATTGGATATCCGCGACAAAAAGTCCTCCGCCTTGTCAAATGGAAGCATCGAAAGCGGAAGCTGGTTGATTTCGTTCTGTGCCTGGCTTGTTAGCCGCCATACGTTAACGAGCCCTTTTCGATGATAAGCTTGTGATGTGGAATTAACGGCTAATGTATGACCAAGCTGCTCATGCAGCTTATCCACATGGTAGGTTAAATCATGGAACGCCCGTTGATACTGATTTTCCGCCTTCATCAAAACCGTGTTTTTCTCCTGATGCTCCTGATAGCCCCAATAGAGCGAACCGACCAGCAAAATCGCAGCAATCGGGAACAACACCGCGCTAATCCGTTTATAAACCATACAAAAAGCTCCTTTCTTGTGCAAACCTGGTGTTAGTTTGGTTTGCAGAAAGGAGCTTTATGCATTCAATTTGGTTAGAAAGTATGTTCTTCAATATCAAGATCGTCGATGTTGTTGCAGATGCATTGCTTGAAACCCGTATCCACGCCGCTGCTTTCGCGCTTGCCGCGCAAAACGAACTTCTCGCCACATACATTGCAGCGAATAGTCACCTTCACTCTGACTGCTTCCATCCTTACCTCCAGCTTATCAAAAAAATTTCCTCTAGCTGTCAGTATGGACGGCATCGTTACAATTTAACCTCTTCTTCCTTCTTCAAAAAACGAAACGGAGAGCGCGAATTGGCCCGCTGCATCTTTCGAAGCCCAACGACCCATAGCACGGCCATAAACGGAATGATGAACCAGATCCAGCTGGACCGCATCGTAATCATGATCAAGTCATAGCTGCCGTGCAGCACAATAGGCAGCAGAAACGATACAATGATATAATTTCTGCGTTTTTTGCCATCGCTTTCGAACTTTGCTTTGCCTACATAATAGCCCATCATAATGCCGAATAGGGCATGCCCCGATACCGGCAGCAGCGCTCTCATAATGAGCGATCCGAAC
This window encodes:
- the ypeB gene encoding germination protein YpeB; translation: MVYKRISAVLFPIAAILLVGSLYWGYQEHQEKNTVLMKAENQYQRAFHDLTYHVDKLHEQLGHTLAVNSTSQAYHRKGLVNVWRLTSQAQNEINQLPLSMLPFDKAEDFLSRISNFAYKTSVRDLTKQPLSEDEFKTLKTLYASSKDISQDLQSMQEKVLSNHLRWMDVELSLAAQQAKGDQTIVDGFKGVDKKVSEYPEINWGPSVSSMYEKRTISMLSGKQVTPDEIKQRAIKFAGKKGEGKSVRIEENGKGTEYASYSAVLSEHKSGNAIHMDFSQKGGQLIAYMDPREIGEKQLSAEQARAAAEKFLKEHGFNDMQAVSYDVYDNAGTFSFVGNQGDVLIYPDKLTIKVALDNGDIAALQANEYVFEHHKRTLPKAGISKADARKALNPQMKVSKEQMALIKNDDGNEVLCYEYTGRINDSDYRIYINADSGMEESIEVLSSLDKVASSGK